A single region of the Biomaibacter acetigenes genome encodes:
- a CDS encoding glycosyltransferase family 4 protein: MPKILQVCAVDFTVKNLLLPLIDRLEEEGFEVEISCSRGQASIELEKKGYVFRYVKIDRKINPISNIKTIWNLYKIMKHYKYDIVHVHTPVASVLGRIAAKLAGIPIIIYTAHGFYFHDNMSKLSYKIFASIEKIMGRYFTDYIFTQSREDYDTAIRLGIINKDKIACISNGIDIDRFNPENVRIDINEYKDSLELPSKSKVVCFIGRLVKEKGILDLLEAFKYLIDDYSDLYLMIVGDASLSERDIETKQKIEHYLSNDKYKDRIILTGSRNDIPELLKISDIFILPSYREGMPRSIIEAMAMGKPVIATNIRGCREEVVDGETGFLVNVNSPKEIYEAIRKLLDNQDLAQKFGTNGRKRAERYFNEQKVLDTEIEVIKTLLLKIKQVN, encoded by the coding sequence TTGCCTAAGATTCTACAGGTATGTGCTGTGGATTTCACTGTAAAAAACTTATTATTGCCATTAATCGACAGATTAGAAGAAGAAGGATTTGAAGTTGAAATCTCCTGCTCAAGAGGACAAGCCTCAATAGAATTAGAAAAAAAGGGGTATGTGTTTAGATACGTAAAAATAGATAGAAAAATAAATCCCATATCTAATATAAAAACTATCTGGAATCTATATAAAATAATGAAACATTATAAGTACGATATAGTTCATGTCCATACTCCGGTAGCAAGTGTCTTGGGAAGAATAGCTGCCAAACTTGCCGGTATCCCAATTATTATTTATACTGCCCACGGTTTTTATTTTCATGATAATATGTCTAAATTGAGCTATAAAATTTTTGCAAGTATTGAAAAGATCATGGGACGGTATTTTACAGACTACATATTTACCCAGAGTCGGGAAGATTATGACACGGCAATTAGATTGGGAATTATAAATAAAGATAAGATCGCATGTATAAGTAACGGGATAGATATTGATAGGTTTAATCCTGAAAATGTAAGAATTGATATAAATGAATATAAAGATAGTTTGGAATTACCCTCAAAAAGTAAGGTCGTTTGTTTTATTGGTAGGCTGGTTAAAGAAAAAGGTATATTGGATCTTCTGGAGGCTTTTAAATATCTAATTGATGATTATAGTGATTTATATCTAATGATAGTGGGTGATGCATCTTTAAGTGAAAGGGATATAGAAACAAAACAGAAAATTGAACATTACTTGAGCAATGATAAATATAAAGATCGAATTATATTGACAGGCAGCAGAAATGATATCCCGGAGTTGTTAAAGATAAGTGATATTTTTATTTTGCCATCATACAGAGAAGGGATGCCCAGGTCTATAATAGAAGCCATGGCTATGGGTAAACCTGTTATTGCTACAAATATAAGGGGTTGTCGGGAAGAAGTCGTGGATGGCGAGACAGGATTTTTAGTAAATGTAAATTCACCGAAGGAAATATATGAAGCTATAAGAAAATTACTTGATAATCAGGATTTGGCACAAAAGTTTGGGACAAATGGTAGGAAGCGCGCAGAAAGATATTTTAATGAACAAAAGGTGTTGGATACTGAGATTGAAGTAATTAAAACATTGTTGTTGAAAATAAAACAAGTCAATTAA